In Chitinophaga nivalis, a single genomic region encodes these proteins:
- a CDS encoding peptidoglycan DD-metalloendopeptidase family protein, with the protein MQQTSENSTKRNTKTITPGILVCQGAICQCDKSTVTARMQVVSHQKYFINNNLLVATDQDRAVTSLYFGACMATGKPEPCVPALQWEVTGDGPVTQHNARFLLDTFTATCTLKGGRIRILHHGQQMQPGPANWRHINNNTAALLQPLLPADTLTPLQQPPARPVTVQQLAIRTPFHDNNGQLSVRAGQSHTFEVSAYGADNPTPAATEKQQISWKVYRTGDSTPLYHFSQQGETLTLVTDTGTLLIEAWDEVHQTPPAQLTIQAGDNYLLYIDGPADFHYKTMPTYYCYFAFPPTPAELVQLHWILTDQNECILTTTSDSTVFEYFFTSEGTYTLSAYLADHPSQSVEKIIHATCNQVIRLTSTHTRIRPGETATFSLILKYDTTILQDEGMIRWQQQAPTGIITPLQQACGARSCTLSFSLPGRYIIEAATDQRHLNFAGSDQQEILVCQNAVQMITMDKRPRTGANLTFRASRFIFPRLTAAESRKLHWQLEGPENIRTYGGRSWQHTFEKTGKYQLYAFLYDQQAEARLEFEVVKTHIHSGKWIDSDGNVIREAGYDQEVCIYFEHTGLENETITLEIYHQQLVHHQLLHTQTLQLPATTKVYHAFYPGENIRKKTSSNGQPGKLYFKIIPENTLPSSPPDQLCPLQEKDYLQLTETRKICKAYFSDVRDRKQFLATSRQQSATLKIYALNLCGQQLQVSLLQVKKAAPLSHPLTPYPTAVMHQLIKDDDILQTGIYTVDKKGEVNLQLDLSQLPAQESCHMVYAMIRMPGFNCVYTGPLLVYRENNLRLPDAIKGRTIVAVERVQLQSATTSGCQELVWGNKVSCAFRRKVIAIATQLQADPNHLMTCMAFETGGLFLPYLLNGYNKNTTPLPDQLTDKQLRKRAVGLIQFTHAAIKGINQRKGLTLTKRQLAEMSAEQQLDYVHYYLEPFATRLTTLEDFYMAVLKPVGIGKSNDYPVFSVADDEKRHRNWYRANKGLDKDQDLVVTKAEVSVIIHTKYTEGLLYKNTCSANCPLQPEKPLPAALQWHHPTDNLQLRGWYRTWSPDSSKYGLISQRSSGKHQGLDFYAPAGSPVYACVSGQIHASYFSSSYGHVIVLQGNYKGNTYYFMYAHLQQSGIYKAGESVTIGTLIGYTGKTGNATTLQKKQEHLHFEIRTKEQVQTGFHGRLNPLDVITELNDPTILTPHEQDQQ; encoded by the coding sequence ATGCAGCAAACATCTGAAAACAGCACTAAGAGAAACACTAAAACCATCACACCAGGCATACTGGTATGTCAGGGCGCTATCTGTCAATGCGACAAATCCACCGTGACAGCCCGCATGCAGGTAGTATCTCACCAAAAGTATTTTATCAACAACAACCTGCTGGTGGCCACCGATCAGGACCGGGCTGTTACCTCCCTGTACTTTGGCGCCTGTATGGCTACCGGTAAACCAGAACCCTGCGTGCCCGCATTGCAATGGGAAGTAACCGGCGATGGTCCGGTTACCCAACACAATGCCCGCTTCCTGCTGGATACCTTCACGGCCACCTGCACGCTCAAAGGCGGACGGATACGCATTCTTCATCATGGCCAGCAAATGCAGCCCGGCCCGGCCAACTGGCGGCATATCAACAACAACACTGCCGCATTACTCCAGCCCCTATTGCCTGCCGATACCCTGACTCCACTGCAACAACCGCCAGCGCGCCCGGTGACGGTACAACAACTTGCCATACGCACGCCGTTCCACGACAACAACGGACAACTATCCGTGCGCGCCGGCCAGTCGCACACCTTTGAAGTAAGTGCCTATGGGGCCGACAACCCCACACCTGCAGCAACGGAAAAACAACAAATCAGCTGGAAGGTATACCGTACCGGAGATAGCACTCCCCTATATCATTTCAGCCAACAGGGTGAAACACTTACCCTCGTTACAGACACCGGTACCTTATTGATAGAAGCCTGGGATGAAGTACATCAGACGCCCCCCGCCCAGCTAACCATACAAGCCGGCGACAACTACCTCCTCTACATTGACGGACCAGCTGATTTTCATTACAAGACAATGCCCACCTATTACTGCTACTTTGCCTTCCCGCCCACACCAGCAGAACTCGTGCAGTTACACTGGATACTAACGGATCAAAACGAATGTATACTCACCACCACCAGTGACAGTACTGTTTTTGAATATTTTTTCACCAGCGAAGGCACGTACACTTTAAGCGCTTACCTCGCTGATCATCCATCCCAATCTGTAGAAAAAATCATACATGCTACCTGCAATCAGGTAATCAGACTAACGTCTACGCACACACGCATACGACCAGGAGAAACAGCCACCTTTTCGCTTATCCTGAAATACGATACCACTATCCTGCAAGACGAGGGCATGATTCGCTGGCAACAACAGGCACCTACCGGCATAATTACCCCATTGCAGCAAGCCTGTGGCGCCCGCAGCTGTACCTTATCCTTCTCCCTCCCTGGCAGATATATCATTGAAGCGGCCACCGATCAGCGGCACCTCAACTTCGCCGGCAGCGATCAACAGGAAATCCTGGTATGCCAGAATGCCGTACAAATGATTACGATGGACAAAAGACCGCGTACCGGCGCCAACCTCACTTTCCGGGCAAGTCGGTTTATATTTCCCCGGCTTACGGCAGCAGAATCCAGGAAATTGCACTGGCAGCTGGAAGGACCGGAAAACATCCGTACCTACGGTGGCCGCTCCTGGCAACATACCTTTGAAAAAACAGGCAAATACCAACTGTACGCTTTTCTCTATGATCAGCAAGCGGAAGCCCGGCTGGAATTTGAAGTCGTCAAAACTCACATCCATAGTGGCAAATGGATCGACAGTGATGGTAACGTGATCCGCGAGGCGGGTTATGATCAGGAGGTATGTATTTATTTTGAACACACCGGGCTGGAAAATGAAACCATTACCCTGGAGATATATCACCAGCAACTGGTACATCATCAGCTGCTGCATACGCAAACACTACAGCTACCGGCCACTACGAAAGTATACCATGCTTTTTATCCCGGAGAAAATATCAGGAAAAAGACAAGCAGCAACGGGCAACCGGGTAAATTATACTTTAAGATTATTCCGGAAAATACACTCCCATCATCGCCTCCCGATCAGCTATGTCCCTTACAGGAAAAAGACTATCTCCAGCTAACGGAAACACGAAAAATATGCAAGGCCTACTTTTCGGACGTACGTGACCGTAAGCAATTCCTCGCCACTTCCCGCCAACAATCTGCCACGTTAAAAATATATGCGCTGAATCTTTGCGGCCAACAACTGCAGGTAAGCCTGCTACAGGTAAAAAAAGCGGCGCCATTGAGTCATCCGCTCACCCCTTATCCCACAGCAGTGATGCATCAGCTGATAAAAGACGATGATATTCTGCAGACAGGCATCTACACTGTGGATAAAAAGGGAGAAGTCAACCTGCAGTTAGACCTTAGCCAGCTACCTGCTCAGGAGAGTTGCCATATGGTATATGCCATGATCCGTATGCCTGGTTTCAACTGTGTATATACCGGGCCGCTGCTGGTATACCGGGAAAACAACCTGCGCCTCCCCGATGCCATCAAAGGCAGAACAATCGTAGCCGTAGAACGGGTACAACTGCAGTCCGCCACTACCAGTGGTTGCCAGGAGCTGGTATGGGGAAACAAAGTAAGTTGTGCTTTCCGCCGGAAGGTGATCGCCATAGCCACTCAACTGCAGGCAGATCCCAATCATCTCATGACCTGTATGGCCTTTGAAACCGGTGGTTTGTTTCTCCCTTATCTGTTAAACGGCTATAATAAAAACACCACGCCGTTGCCCGACCAACTCACCGACAAACAGCTGCGTAAACGCGCCGTTGGACTGATTCAGTTTACCCATGCAGCCATCAAGGGTATCAATCAGCGAAAAGGCCTGACACTGACCAAAAGGCAACTGGCAGAAATGTCTGCAGAGCAACAACTGGACTATGTTCACTACTATCTGGAACCTTTCGCGACACGCCTGACAACACTGGAAGATTTTTACATGGCAGTACTGAAACCTGTGGGCATTGGCAAAAGCAATGACTATCCGGTTTTCAGCGTAGCGGATGATGAAAAGCGTCATCGCAACTGGTACCGGGCCAATAAAGGATTAGATAAAGATCAGGACTTGGTTGTCACCAAAGCAGAAGTAAGCGTGATCATACATACCAAATACACCGAAGGATTACTTTATAAAAATACCTGCTCGGCCAATTGTCCACTGCAACCGGAGAAACCGCTACCAGCAGCGCTGCAATGGCATCATCCGACAGACAATCTGCAACTCAGGGGCTGGTACCGTACCTGGTCGCCGGATAGCAGCAAGTACGGACTGATTTCGCAAAGAAGCAGCGGCAAACACCAGGGACTGGATTTTTATGCTCCTGCAGGTTCCCCTGTATATGCCTGTGTATCGGGCCAGATACATGCGTCTTATTTTTCCAGCTCCTATGGCCATGTTATTGTACTGCAGGGCAACTATAAAGGCAATACCTATTACTTTATGTACGCCCATCTGCAACAATCCGGTATTTACAAAGCCGGCGAATCGGTAACTATAGGCACCCTCATCGGCTATACCGGCAAAACAGGTAATGCTACTACTTTACAAAAGAAACAGGAACATCTTCATTTTGAAATCAGAACAAAAGAGCAGGTCCAGACCGGCTTTCACGGCAGGCTGAATCCACTCGATGTTATTACCGAATTAAATGACCCCACCATACTCACACCCCATGAACAAGATCAGCAATAA
- a CDS encoding DUF983 domain-containing protein translates to MSTQKPKRPNYFLSILSMKCPRCRRGHMFKDQNPFHVKFSRIFNMYDNCPVCGQKYELETGFWFGTGYVSYALSVAFSVFNLIWFWLFFGLSWRDNSIFIWLAVNGVLLVLIQPWLMRLSRAIYLYFFVYYDEDAVAEAEKQHQH, encoded by the coding sequence ATGAGTACACAAAAGCCTAAACGCCCTAATTATTTTCTCAGCATATTATCCATGAAATGCCCGAGATGCAGAAGAGGTCATATGTTTAAAGACCAGAATCCCTTTCATGTAAAGTTCTCCAGGATCTTTAACATGTATGACAACTGCCCGGTATGTGGACAAAAATATGAGCTGGAAACAGGATTCTGGTTTGGGACAGGTTATGTGAGCTATGCCTTATCCGTAGCTTTCAGTGTATTTAACCTGATCTGGTTCTGGCTGTTTTTTGGCTTAAGCTGGAGAGACAACAGTATTTTTATATGGCTGGCCGTAAATGGTGTGTTGCTGGTACTCATACAACCCTGGCTGATGCGGTTATCGCGGGCTATTTACCTGTATTTTTTCGTGTATTATGATGAAGATGCAGTAGCGGAAGCAGAAAAACAACATCAACATTAA
- a CDS encoding type VI secretion system Vgr family protein: MSLNTHAVIAIAGKQFRHFRHLTLQQQLNGHHTCSILFSYDGLLSAGQELSTASQAFLGKELHITIRPAEPAHALRELVFQGLVTAVCTGKETDDTHGYCLVKGHSPTIVLDGDPHLQSFEQQTLRTVIQAVIKKGAPFIDTALIDPAHTAILPYTVQYRESHFAFIQRLAQRFGEWCFYNGQHLVFGNYTPRDIILTHPATLTDFHLQWQVRPRQQQWYTYDYQQPAVVTAPPHPAGDRLPGVVQTAIQASHQLFSATTREKALQAFASPATLPLTQLATLHDKSKLAGMLQLQGTSIHPALRIGDTVSIRENLYTDTQHGGYTLTAITHYCNGSGEYHNQFSGIPAGSAAPYGSPDVHPPCEAQSAIVTDNHDPQGLGRIRVRFHWQTTGQSPWIRLVLPHSGASKGFYFMPETGEEVWTGFENNHPELPYVYGSLYNGIDYTSFGDAANNRKIIKTRSGHTIQLDDTHGAEQLTICDRSGNHITLDTSTGNLTIAAPAQLQLTATNIRLQASENIYLHAGENIAAGAGENVHIHAGSHASQTARHIVQHAQENCTRTAHTLTETAEAIHFSSTQENMVLSAAKTIAIKSAEKVKLF; encoded by the coding sequence ATGTCATTGAATACGCACGCGGTTATTGCTATTGCCGGCAAACAGTTCCGGCACTTCCGGCATTTAACGTTACAACAACAATTAAATGGCCATCATACCTGCAGTATCCTGTTTTCCTACGACGGGCTGCTCAGCGCCGGGCAAGAGCTTTCTACGGCCAGCCAGGCATTTCTGGGCAAGGAGCTGCATATTACCATACGCCCGGCAGAACCAGCCCACGCCCTCCGGGAGCTGGTTTTCCAGGGGCTGGTTACCGCTGTATGCACCGGCAAGGAAACCGATGACACCCATGGCTACTGCCTGGTAAAAGGACATAGTCCTACCATTGTGCTGGACGGCGATCCACACCTGCAGTCGTTTGAACAGCAAACCTTGCGTACCGTTATACAAGCCGTTATAAAAAAGGGCGCCCCCTTTATTGATACCGCCCTTATTGATCCGGCACACACCGCCATCCTGCCTTACACTGTGCAATACCGGGAAAGTCATTTTGCCTTTATACAACGCCTGGCACAACGATTCGGAGAATGGTGCTTTTATAACGGACAACACCTGGTATTCGGGAACTATACGCCACGCGACATCATACTTACCCACCCGGCCACCCTCACCGACTTTCACCTGCAATGGCAGGTACGCCCGCGGCAACAACAATGGTATACCTACGACTATCAACAGCCGGCCGTGGTGACAGCCCCTCCCCATCCTGCAGGCGACAGGCTGCCTGGGGTTGTCCAAACTGCCATACAAGCCAGCCACCAGTTGTTCTCCGCCACTACCCGGGAGAAGGCACTCCAGGCCTTTGCCAGCCCTGCCACACTCCCGCTTACACAGCTGGCCACCCTCCATGATAAAAGCAAACTGGCAGGTATGCTACAACTCCAGGGCACCAGTATTCATCCGGCCCTACGTATAGGCGATACCGTATCTATCCGGGAAAACCTGTATACCGACACGCAACACGGCGGATACACCCTCACCGCCATCACACATTATTGCAATGGCAGCGGAGAATATCATAACCAATTCAGCGGCATTCCGGCAGGCAGTGCTGCCCCTTATGGTTCTCCGGATGTACATCCGCCCTGTGAAGCACAAAGCGCGATCGTCACCGACAATCATGATCCACAGGGACTGGGCCGCATCCGCGTACGGTTCCACTGGCAAACAACCGGGCAATCACCCTGGATACGGTTGGTACTTCCACACAGCGGCGCCAGCAAAGGATTTTACTTTATGCCGGAAACAGGAGAAGAAGTATGGACCGGTTTTGAAAACAACCATCCGGAACTACCGTATGTATATGGATCATTATATAACGGTATAGACTACACGTCATTCGGAGATGCCGCCAACAACCGGAAGATCATCAAAACCCGCAGCGGTCATACTATTCAACTGGACGACACCCATGGCGCGGAACAACTGACCATCTGCGACCGTAGCGGCAATCACATTACCCTGGATACTTCCACCGGTAACCTCACTATCGCCGCCCCCGCCCAGTTGCAGCTTACAGCCACCAATATCCGGCTGCAGGCCAGTGAAAACATCTACCTCCATGCGGGCGAAAACATCGCTGCCGGCGCTGGTGAAAATGTGCATATTCATGCCGGCAGCCATGCCAGTCAGACTGCCAGACATATTGTACAACACGCGCAGGAAAATTGTACCCGTACCGCCCATACCCTCACGGAAACAGCCGAAGCCATACATTTCAGCAGCACACAGGAAAACATGGTATTATCTGCCGCTAAAACCATTGCTATTAAAAGTGCTGAAAAAGTGAAACTGTTCTGA